In one Umezawaea sp. Da 62-37 genomic region, the following are encoded:
- a CDS encoding TetR/AcrR family transcriptional regulator gives MGTEEPRMGRPRSEQARQSVLHAADDLLVEVGYAAMTMKGIAERAGVGRQTLYRWWTTKAEILLEATIGDLQDDLATPAHPDPVEDLSTYLRALGAFLLEAPAGLAYRALVGEAQHDPAVRDLILAADPLGTSARTVLDRVRGTTPAMPETALCTAHLVGPVFYRVLTAQTALPDAELRDHVAALVDRWSTATGSA, from the coding sequence ATGGGCACCGAGGAACCGCGAATGGGCCGTCCCCGCAGTGAGCAGGCACGACAGTCCGTCCTGCACGCGGCGGACGACCTCCTCGTCGAGGTCGGCTACGCCGCGATGACCATGAAGGGCATCGCGGAACGCGCCGGTGTCGGCCGCCAGACGCTCTACCGGTGGTGGACGACGAAGGCCGAGATCCTGCTGGAGGCCACCATCGGCGATCTCCAGGACGATCTCGCCACCCCGGCGCACCCGGACCCGGTCGAGGACCTGTCCACCTACCTGCGGGCGTTGGGCGCCTTCCTCCTGGAAGCCCCCGCGGGCCTGGCCTACCGCGCGCTGGTCGGCGAGGCCCAGCACGACCCCGCCGTGCGCGACCTCATCCTCGCGGCCGACCCCCTGGGCACCAGCGCGCGGACCGTGCTCGACCGGGTGCGCGGGACCACGCCCGCGATGCCGGAGACGGCCCTGTGCACCGCGCACCTGGTCGGGCCGGTCTTCTACCGCGTGCTCACCGCGCAGACCGCGCTGCCCGACGCCGAACTGCGCGACCACGTGGCCGCTCTCGTCGACCGCTGGTCTACAGCCACCGGTTCCGCTTGA
- a CDS encoding magnesium and cobalt transport protein CorA, which yields MVSDPSTGGAGGLGDNVLEKVPSVVGCAVYVGGERMPGEWAHRDALAAVRERREGFVWLGLFEPTVECMREVAGTFGLHARAVQAAVGAYQRPKLEYHGDTVFMVLKTVRHVGHESPTTASEIVETGEVMAFVGADFVVTVRHGVHSSLHGLRAELEAAPQRLGIGPGAVLHAIAAHVVDSYLSVTSAFEGDIDTIEALVFAPHAPVEAEQMYLMKREIVELNRSVTPLANLLRTLSGTEHALVSEDLRSGFRDLDDRLAAVAAQITAFDELLTSLLYATLAKVQLQQNDDMRKISAWAAIIAVPTLLVGVYGMNFEHMPELGWEYGYYGLLGVIAVGCLVLHRSFKRNRWL from the coding sequence ATGGTGAGCGATCCGTCCACCGGCGGCGCCGGTGGACTTGGGGACAACGTGCTGGAGAAGGTGCCCTCCGTCGTGGGGTGCGCGGTCTACGTCGGTGGCGAGCGGATGCCGGGGGAATGGGCGCACCGGGACGCGCTGGCGGCGGTGAGGGAGCGGCGGGAGGGGTTCGTGTGGCTCGGGTTGTTCGAGCCCACGGTGGAGTGCATGCGCGAGGTGGCCGGGACGTTCGGGTTGCACGCGCGGGCGGTGCAGGCGGCGGTCGGGGCCTACCAGCGGCCGAAGCTGGAGTACCACGGGGACACCGTGTTCATGGTGCTGAAGACCGTGCGGCACGTGGGGCACGAGTCGCCGACCACGGCGAGCGAGATCGTGGAGACCGGCGAGGTGATGGCGTTCGTCGGGGCCGACTTCGTGGTGACCGTCCGGCACGGCGTGCACTCCAGCCTGCACGGGTTGCGGGCCGAGTTGGAGGCCGCGCCGCAGCGGCTCGGGATCGGGCCGGGCGCGGTGCTGCACGCGATCGCGGCGCACGTGGTGGACAGCTACCTGTCGGTGACCAGCGCGTTCGAGGGGGACATCGACACGATCGAGGCGCTGGTGTTCGCGCCGCACGCGCCGGTCGAGGCCGAGCAGATGTACCTGATGAAGCGCGAGATCGTCGAGCTGAACCGGTCCGTGACACCGCTGGCGAACCTGCTGCGGACGTTGTCGGGCACCGAGCACGCCCTGGTGTCGGAGGACCTGCGGTCCGGGTTCCGGGATCTCGACGACCGGCTGGCGGCGGTGGCGGCGCAGATCACGGCGTTCGACGAGCTGCTCACCAGCCTGCTGTACGCGACGCTGGCGAAGGTGCAGCTCCAGCAGAACGACGACATGCGCAAGATCTCCGCGTGGGCGGCGATCATCGCGGTGCCGACGCTGCTGGTCGGCGTGTACGGGATGAACTTCGAGCACATGCCGGAGCTGGGCTGGGAGTACGGGTACTACGGGCTGCTGGGCGTGATCGCGGTCGGCTGCCTGGTGCTGCACCGGTCGTTCAAGCGGAACCGGTGGCTGTAG
- a CDS encoding MarR family transcriptional regulator has protein sequence MSQDGVDLETSLGYLLKEASSVLRVAMEEVLRPLGMSVTHYSCLELLAQRPGLSNSELARGAFVTRQSMNVLLQTLERDGFVTRPAEAPVGKVLPARLTPRGRRSLRKATAAVRSVEVRMLAGLTLAEQAGASRILRGMIRSLREGDGGA, from the coding sequence ATGAGTCAAGACGGTGTCGACCTGGAGACGTCGCTGGGGTACCTGCTCAAAGAGGCGTCGAGCGTCCTGCGGGTGGCCATGGAAGAAGTGCTGCGGCCGCTGGGGATGAGCGTCACGCACTACTCCTGCCTCGAACTGCTGGCCCAACGGCCGGGTTTGTCGAACTCCGAACTCGCGCGGGGCGCGTTCGTGACGCGGCAGTCGATGAACGTGCTGCTCCAGACCCTGGAACGGGACGGCTTCGTGACCAGGCCCGCGGAGGCGCCCGTCGGGAAGGTCCTTCCCGCGCGGCTCACCCCGCGCGGGCGGCGGAGCCTGCGGAAGGCGACCGCGGCGGTCCGGTCGGTCGAGGTCAGGATGCTGGCCGGTCTGACCCTGGCCGAGCAGGCGGGCGCGTCCCGGATCCTGCGGGGCATGATCCGTTCCCTGCGCGAGGGCGACGGCGGCGCGTAG
- a CDS encoding VOC family protein: MPVTGPDFISLQARDLPASQAFYEQYLGLVRSPTGPPHAVVFETEPIAFALRDVVPGTDLASAAHPGIGAAIWLHATEVQAIHDALVADGHAITSAPVDGPFGRTFTFADPDGYRITLHDRA; this comes from the coding sequence ATGCCCGTCACCGGCCCCGACTTCATCTCGCTCCAGGCGCGCGACCTCCCGGCGTCGCAGGCGTTCTACGAGCAGTACCTCGGCCTCGTCCGCTCGCCGACCGGACCCCCGCACGCCGTCGTCTTCGAGACGGAACCGATCGCGTTCGCACTCCGCGACGTCGTTCCCGGCACCGACCTCGCCTCCGCCGCCCACCCCGGCATCGGCGCCGCGATCTGGCTCCACGCCACGGAAGTCCAGGCCATCCACGACGCCCTCGTCGCCGACGGCCACGCCATCACCTCCGCACCCGTCGACGGCCCCTTCGGCCGGACGTTCACCTTCGCCGACCCCGACGGCTACCGCATCACCCTCCACGACCGCGCCTGA
- a CDS encoding YciI family protein, with protein MKYLMLIYGNETVWNSLSPADLTELIANVDGFNQDLRDSGELVLSEGLVPRARSVRMGPDAPVVTDGPYLEAKEYVGSMFVVDVDSEERAVEIARSYPGIVHHHGTGGGLEMWPLMER; from the coding sequence ATGAAGTACCTGATGCTGATCTACGGCAACGAGACCGTCTGGAACAGCCTCTCCCCGGCGGACCTGACCGAGCTGATCGCCAACGTCGACGGGTTCAACCAGGACTTGCGCGACTCGGGTGAACTGGTGCTCTCCGAAGGCCTGGTACCGCGGGCGAGGTCCGTCCGGATGGGACCGGACGCGCCGGTCGTCACCGACGGCCCGTACCTGGAGGCGAAGGAGTACGTCGGCTCGATGTTCGTGGTGGACGTCGACAGCGAGGAGCGGGCCGTGGAGATCGCCCGGTCCTACCCCGGCATCGTCCACCACCACGGCACCGGCGGCGGCCTGGAGATGTGGCCGCTGATGGAACGTTGA
- a CDS encoding DUF6596 domain-containing protein, with the protein MVEDLLRVLTPKVLGTLVRRHGDFARCEDAVQEALITAAGTWARDGVPEHPRGWLTTVAARRYVDLVRADSARERRELADFDQSRRDAEPADTEPARDDLLELLFLCCHPALTAPSQMALTLRAVGGLTTPEIAAAFLVPEKTMGQRISRAKSRLRDAGARFELPRDLGPRLEVVLHVLYLVFNEGYSASAGSALHRVDLTGQALRLTRDLHRRLPDSGETTGLLALMLLTEARGPARTGPDGVLVPLAEQDRSRWDSAAIAEATGLLTHSLATLPIGPYQVQAAIAALHDEAASVDTTDWPQILALYDLLDRLAPNPVAALNRAVAVGVVHGPRAGLAAVDDLRSGVLADNHRLLAVQAHLLEQAGDHASAAARFQEAARLAGSLPEQRFLLSRAARLS; encoded by the coding sequence ATGGTCGAGGACCTCCTGCGCGTGCTCACCCCGAAAGTGCTCGGGACGCTCGTCCGCCGCCACGGCGACTTCGCCCGCTGCGAGGACGCCGTGCAGGAAGCGCTGATCACCGCGGCGGGCACGTGGGCACGGGACGGCGTCCCCGAGCACCCGCGGGGATGGCTCACCACCGTCGCCGCCCGCCGCTACGTCGACCTGGTGCGCGCCGACTCCGCCCGTGAACGCCGCGAACTGGCGGACTTCGACCAGTCCCGACGCGACGCCGAACCGGCCGACACCGAACCCGCCCGCGACGACCTGCTCGAACTGCTCTTCCTCTGCTGCCACCCCGCCCTGACCGCGCCCTCGCAGATGGCGCTCACGCTGCGCGCGGTCGGCGGCCTCACCACCCCGGAGATCGCCGCGGCGTTCCTCGTCCCGGAGAAGACCATGGGGCAGCGCATCTCCCGCGCCAAGTCGCGGCTGCGCGACGCGGGCGCCCGGTTCGAACTGCCGCGGGACCTGGGGCCACGGCTGGAGGTGGTCCTGCACGTGCTGTACCTCGTGTTCAACGAGGGCTACAGCGCCAGCGCCGGGTCCGCGCTGCACCGCGTCGACCTCACCGGACAGGCCCTCCGACTCACCCGCGACCTGCACCGCCGCCTGCCCGACTCCGGCGAGACCACGGGGTTGCTCGCCCTGATGCTGCTCACCGAAGCCCGCGGCCCGGCCCGCACCGGCCCCGACGGCGTCCTCGTCCCGCTGGCCGAACAGGACCGGTCCCGGTGGGACAGCGCCGCCATCGCGGAGGCCACCGGCCTGCTCACCCACAGCCTGGCCACCCTGCCGATCGGCCCGTACCAGGTCCAGGCCGCCATCGCCGCCCTGCACGACGAGGCCGCCTCCGTCGACACCACCGACTGGCCGCAGATCCTCGCCCTCTACGACCTCCTCGACCGCCTCGCCCCCAACCCCGTCGCCGCGCTCAACCGGGCCGTCGCCGTCGGCGTGGTCCACGGCCCCCGAGCAGGCCTCGCCGCCGTCGACGACCTCCGCTCCGGCGTCCTCGCCGACAACCACCGCCTCCTCGCCGTGCAGGCCCACCTGCTCGAACAGGCCGGTGACCACGCGTCCGCCGCCGCCCGCTTCCAGGAAGCCGCACGCCTCGCGGGCAGCCTCCCCGAACAGCGCTTCCTCCTCTCCCGAGCCGCTCGGCTGAGTTGA
- a CDS encoding dihydrofolate reductase family protein codes for MTKVTAQMSVSLDGYYAGPRHDGDDGWMESAEAAGFFRVTRWAIDTMGWRERQGFEGGEPDVNSEIITETFEAAGAYVMGRRMAEGGEVPWGDEPPFHAPVFVVTHRPRAVLERQGGTSFTFVTDGVESAVEQARAVTGGKNVAVAGGGSLVRQVLEAGLLDELELHIAPVVLGSGLRLLDDNLRLPDKQAIELTPTRVVHTPGVTHVRYSVNGRAALVLDDRGSGGSGPATVWTE; via the coding sequence ATGACCAAGGTGACGGCGCAGATGTCCGTGTCGCTGGACGGCTACTACGCGGGCCCCCGGCACGACGGCGACGACGGCTGGATGGAGTCCGCGGAGGCCGCCGGGTTCTTCCGCGTCACCCGGTGGGCGATCGACACGATGGGCTGGCGCGAACGCCAGGGCTTCGAGGGCGGCGAACCGGACGTCAACTCCGAGATCATCACGGAGACCTTCGAGGCGGCGGGCGCCTACGTCATGGGCAGGCGCATGGCCGAGGGCGGCGAAGTCCCGTGGGGCGACGAACCCCCGTTCCACGCCCCCGTCTTCGTCGTCACCCACCGGCCGCGCGCGGTGCTGGAACGCCAGGGCGGCACCAGCTTCACCTTCGTCACCGACGGCGTCGAAAGCGCCGTCGAGCAGGCCCGCGCGGTCACCGGCGGGAAGAACGTCGCCGTCGCGGGCGGCGGGAGCCTGGTGCGGCAGGTCTTGGAGGCCGGGCTGCTCGACGAACTGGAACTGCACATCGCACCGGTCGTGCTCGGCAGCGGCCTGCGCCTGCTCGACGACAACCTGCGCCTGCCGGACAAGCAGGCGATCGAACTGACCCCCACGAGGGTCGTGCACACGCCGGGGGTCACGCATGTCCGGTACTCGGTGAACGGGCGGGCGGCGTTGGTGCTGGACGATCGCGGGAGCGGTGGGAGCGGGCCCGCGACGGTGTGGACCGAGTAG
- a CDS encoding ABC transporter ATP-binding protein translates to MAHPVGERAGQAILDVRRLTKAFGGLTVLRQVSFKLHPGRATAVVGPNGAGKSTLLHCVVGSAVADSGAVLFDGAVLKESSADVRAAMASVLDDFDFFPDLSVAEHLGLYAHAHGTDNPDDVVAEVLDDLGLEAVGDQLPATLSSGQRRRLALASCFVRPRRLLVLDEPEQRLDVAGRLWLAERLLAEKAAGVAVLLATHDAALLEAVADDRVDVGA, encoded by the coding sequence GTGGCACATCCCGTCGGTGAACGCGCTGGTCAAGCAATCCTGGACGTCCGCCGCCTGACCAAGGCGTTCGGCGGGCTCACCGTGCTGCGGCAGGTGTCGTTCAAGCTCCACCCCGGCCGCGCCACGGCGGTCGTCGGCCCCAACGGAGCCGGGAAGTCGACGTTGCTGCACTGCGTGGTGGGGTCCGCGGTGGCCGACTCGGGGGCGGTGCTGTTCGACGGGGCGGTGCTCAAGGAGTCGTCCGCCGACGTGCGGGCGGCCATGGCGTCGGTGTTGGACGACTTCGACTTCTTCCCCGACCTGTCCGTCGCGGAGCACCTGGGCCTCTACGCCCACGCGCACGGCACCGACAACCCGGACGACGTCGTGGCGGAGGTGCTGGACGACCTGGGGCTGGAGGCGGTGGGCGATCAGCTGCCCGCGACGCTGTCGAGCGGGCAGCGGCGGCGGCTGGCGTTGGCGTCGTGCTTCGTGCGGCCGAGGCGGCTGCTGGTGCTGGACGAGCCGGAGCAGCGGTTGGACGTGGCCGGGCGGCTGTGGCTGGCGGAGCGGTTGCTGGCGGAGAAGGCGGCCGGGGTGGCGGTTCTGCTCGCGACGCACGACGCGGCGCTGCTGGAGGCCGTGGCGGACGACCGGGTCGACGTGGGCGCGTGA
- a CDS encoding DUF6297 family protein, with amino-acid sequence MNGAELRRLLRWYRADPRSWRARLSDLYGQALYVVIVGGLVVSAARSGVGAVATAAPVRSPDVFHWMTAVTALLVAALLCRMAVVFGPVLVSGAAQSWLLSTPVDRRSLLAPRFFALLGVGAVAGAALGVAVAPPVALVGAPVGVLVCAALVDAQASRRGAAVTRHVTTVVIVAQVVLLAVLAVIPDLPWPHLAATIPAAVTAVVCAAVASWHAHRTLTALTRGSLSAGSEIATATATATTWLNPTLLSDTVVTRQARAAGAVRSVRFRGGRVRSLLRADLTRHRRGPLGLVVFCALLPVPYLVDRVAAPTVTAAVHVVCVYLVADRFARGLRVVGRSPALRRALGGSDTASTLVHLALPTTAALLWTLATAPVLTPVHAALSVLGSVAAVYRGATKPPMEYSSPLLDTPMGAMPIGIIARMLRGPGLVVVVAVVQLSF; translated from the coding sequence GTGAACGGGGCGGAGCTGCGGCGGTTGCTGCGCTGGTACCGGGCCGACCCGCGGTCGTGGCGGGCGCGGCTGTCGGACCTCTACGGACAGGCGCTGTACGTGGTGATCGTCGGCGGGCTGGTGGTGTCGGCGGCGCGCAGCGGGGTCGGGGCGGTGGCGACGGCGGCGCCGGTGCGGTCGCCGGACGTGTTCCACTGGATGACGGCGGTGACGGCGCTGCTGGTCGCGGCGCTGCTGTGCCGGATGGCGGTGGTGTTCGGGCCGGTGCTGGTGTCGGGGGCGGCGCAGTCGTGGCTGCTCAGCACGCCCGTTGACCGGCGGTCGCTGCTGGCGCCGCGGTTCTTCGCCCTGCTGGGCGTCGGCGCGGTCGCGGGCGCGGCGCTCGGGGTCGCGGTGGCCCCGCCGGTGGCGCTGGTGGGCGCGCCGGTCGGCGTGCTGGTGTGCGCGGCCCTGGTCGACGCGCAGGCGAGCCGACGGGGAGCCGCCGTCACGAGGCACGTGACGACGGTGGTGATCGTCGCGCAGGTGGTGCTGCTCGCCGTGCTGGCCGTGATCCCCGACCTGCCGTGGCCGCACCTCGCCGCGACGATCCCCGCGGCCGTCACGGCGGTGGTGTGCGCCGCGGTGGCCTCCTGGCACGCGCACCGGACCCTGACCGCGCTGACCCGCGGCTCGCTGTCCGCCGGCTCGGAGATCGCCACCGCGACGGCCACCGCGACCACCTGGCTGAACCCGACTCTGCTGTCCGACACGGTGGTCACCCGGCAGGCGCGGGCGGCGGGCGCGGTGCGGTCGGTGCGGTTCCGCGGCGGCCGCGTCCGTTCGCTGCTGCGCGCCGACCTGACCCGGCACCGCCGCGGGCCGCTGGGGCTGGTGGTCTTCTGCGCCCTGCTCCCGGTTCCCTACCTGGTCGACCGGGTCGCCGCGCCGACCGTCACGGCGGCGGTCCACGTGGTCTGCGTCTACCTGGTCGCCGACCGGTTCGCCCGCGGCCTGCGGGTCGTGGGGCGCTCCCCCGCGCTGCGCCGGGCCCTCGGCGGCTCCGACACCGCGTCCACGCTGGTCCACCTCGCGCTGCCGACCACCGCGGCCCTGCTGTGGACGCTGGCCACCGCGCCGGTGCTCACGCCCGTGCACGCGGCGCTGTCGGTGCTCGGGTCGGTCGCCGCCGTCTACCGGGGCGCGACCAAGCCGCCGATGGAGTACTCCTCGCCGCTGCTGGACACGCCCATGGGCGCGATGCCGATCGGGATCATCGCCCGGATGCTGCGCGGTCCGGGTCTCGTCGTGGTCGTCGCGGTGGTCCAGCTCTCGTTCTGA
- a CDS encoding DUF899 family protein has translation MTTTPDDPTSTLPGKPPVVDLATWQAARDELLVREKAHTREGDAIAAARRRLPMVEFDGTVEVVGPDGPVPFLDLFQGRDELVVYKHMWHDGAPHQGQCEGCTTTAWHLQDASYLNVRGVSYAVLAPGPWDEVAPFVEFMGYTQPWYSVRGVPEPVGGEMGYLTCFLRDGDRAFLTYSTTGRGPERVNGSMGLLDMTPHGRGEAWEDLPEGRPVLGHVKEELPADGGGRSCWYWRTDADGVATWGPTGRPVPQWTRPGATPVETLGRSGHH, from the coding sequence ATGACGACCACGCCGGACGACCCGACGAGCACGCTGCCCGGCAAACCACCCGTTGTCGACCTGGCCACCTGGCAGGCCGCCCGTGACGAGCTCCTGGTCCGCGAGAAGGCGCACACCCGCGAGGGCGACGCCATCGCCGCCGCCCGCCGTCGCCTGCCGATGGTGGAGTTCGACGGGACGGTGGAGGTCGTCGGCCCCGACGGCCCGGTGCCGTTCCTGGACCTGTTCCAGGGGCGCGACGAACTCGTGGTCTACAAGCACATGTGGCACGACGGCGCACCGCACCAGGGCCAGTGCGAGGGCTGCACCACCACGGCCTGGCACCTCCAGGACGCCTCCTACCTCAACGTCCGCGGCGTCTCCTACGCCGTCTTGGCCCCCGGCCCGTGGGACGAGGTGGCCCCCTTCGTCGAGTTCATGGGCTACACCCAGCCCTGGTACTCGGTGCGCGGCGTCCCGGAGCCGGTCGGGGGCGAGATGGGGTACCTCACCTGCTTCCTGCGCGACGGCGACCGCGCGTTCCTCACCTACTCCACGACCGGCCGCGGCCCTGAGCGGGTCAACGGGTCCATGGGCCTGCTCGACATGACGCCCCACGGCCGCGGCGAGGCGTGGGAGGACCTGCCCGAGGGCAGGCCGGTGCTCGGCCACGTCAAGGAGGAACTCCCGGCCGACGGCGGCGGCCGGTCCTGCTGGTACTGGCGCACGGACGCCGACGGCGTCGCCACGTGGGGTCCGACCGGCCGCCCCGTGCCGCAGTGGACCCGCCCCGGCGCGACCCCCGTGGAGACCCTCGGCCGCAGCGGCCACCACTGA